From Saccopteryx leptura isolate mSacLep1 chromosome 3, mSacLep1_pri_phased_curated, whole genome shotgun sequence, one genomic window encodes:
- the FAM151A gene encoding protein FAM151A — translation MACKVCSNKWAIASVASVVLVFILGLVLCFTLLEVTQPGCEQDVACRPDADMLDYLLSLGQISQRDGLLVTWYHAANSQEEMKAALNSNIMVLEADVTVEGLNTANETGVPIMAHPPAIYSDNTLQQWLEAVLASSQKGIKLDFKSLKAVAPSLDLLRRMTEDGKVRRPVWINADILRGPNVPISIEVNATQFLALVQEKYPEATLSPGWTTLYVPLFPNSTYTRAMVEKMQGLVGALPQRVTFPVRAVMVRAGWPHFSWLLGQSDRYSLTLWQGASDPVSVDDLLYIRDNCATHQIYYDLFEPVLSQFKQLAMNATRKWSYYTGGSLIPLLQLPGGDGLRVQWQVPGVQGNGTTATVQLPDQEGMILLNVGLQEPAAGDAVPIVRAPGNPTLTLETCLLQLATHRGRWGVHLHIAEPTALRPSLAVLARLSSLGQLSRPVWVGATVSHGCFAVPGHVAGTELLSAVAEVFPHVTVAPGWPEEVLGSGYREQLLTDMLELCQGLWQPVSFQLQAGPLGQSMAGVVARLLAASPRATVTVEHRPVEGSYASVRTALLAARAVDRARVYYRLPQSSREDLLADVGRN, via the exons ATGGCCTGCAAGGTGTGCTCAAACAAGTGGGCTATTGCCAGTGTTGCCAGTGTGGTCCTGGTGTTCATCCTTGGATTGGTCCTGTGCTTCACACTGCTGGAGGTCACGCAGCCAG GCTGTGAGCAGGATGTGGCTTGCCGCCCGGATGCAGACATGCTGGACTACTTGCTGAGCCTGGGTCAGATCAGCCAACGAGATGGCCTACTGGTCACCTGGTACCATGCTGCCAACAGCCAGGAGGAGATGAAGGCTGCCCTGAACA GCAACATCATGGTTTTGGAGGCAGACGTCACAGTAGAAGGGCTCAACACAGCCAATGAGACAGGGGTCCCCATTATGGCACACCCCCCGGCCATCTACAGCGACAACACCCTGCAGCAGTGGCTGGAGGCTGTGCTGGCCTCTTCCCAGAAGG GTATCAAACTGGACTTCAAGAGTCTGAAGGCCGTGGCCCCCTCCCTGGACCTTCTGCGGAGGATGACAGAGGATGGGAAAGTCCGGAGGCCTGTGTGGATCAACGCGGACATCCTGAGGGGCCCTAATGTGCCCATCTCCATCGAAGTCAATGCAACACA GTTCCTGGCCTTGGTCCAGGAGAAGTATCCTGAGGCCACCCTATCTCCGGGCTGGACCACTCTCTATGTGCCCCTGTTCCCGAACAGCACATACACCCGAGCCATGGTGGAGAAGATGCAGGGGCTTGTAGGAGCGCTGCCGCAGAGGGTCACCTTCCCTGTGCGGGCGGTCATGGTGCGGGCTGGCTGGCCCCACTTCAGCTGGCTGCTGGGCCAATCTGACAG GTACAGCCTGACGCTGTGGCAAGGCGCCTCGGACCCTGTGTCAGTGGATGACCTCCTCTACATCCGGGACAACTGTGCCACCCACCAAATCTACTACGACCTCTTCGAGCCTGTCCTGTCGCAATTCAAGCAGCTTGCCA TGAATGCCACACGGAAGTGGAGCTACTACACAGGGGGCAGCCTGATCCCTCTTCTCCAGCTTCCCGGGGGTGACGGTCTGAGGGTGCAGTGGCAGGTTCCTGGCGTCCAGGGCAATGGAACCACAGCAACAGTTCAACTCCCAG ACCAGGAAGGCATGATCCTGCTGAATGTTGGCCTCCAGGAGCCTGCAGCTGGGGACGCTGTGCCCATCGTACGTGCCCCAGGTAACCCCACCCTGACGCTGGAGACGTGCCTGCTGCAGCTTGCCACACACCGTGGACGCTGGGGAGTCCATCTGCACATAGCAGAGCCCACAGCCCTTCGGCCATCCCTGGCCGTGCTGGCCCGCCTCTCCAGCCTTGGTCAGCTTTCTCGgcctgtgtgggtgggggccaCAGTTTCCCATGGGTGTTTTGCAGTGCCTGGCCACGTGGCCGGcacggagctgctgtcagctgTGGCCGAGGTTTTCCCCCACGTGACAGTGGCACCAGGCTGGCCCGAGGAGGTACTAGGCAGTGGCTACAGGGAACAGCTGCTCACAGATATGCTGGAGCTGTGCCAGGGCCTCTGGCAGCCTGTGTCCTTCCAGCTGCAGGCTGGGCCACTGGGCCAGAGTATGGCTGGAGTAGTGGCGAGGTTACTGGCAGCCTCCCCCCGGGCCACTGTCACAGTGGAGCACCGCCCCGTGGAGGGCAGCTATGCATCTGTGCGGACAGCGCTGCTGGCAGCCAGGGCCGTGGACAGGGCCCGGGTCTACTACAGGCTGCCCCAGAGTTCCCGCGAAGACTTGCTGGCAGATGTTGGCAGAAACTGA